The DNA segment ACGAGCCACGTGGTGAAGAACGGCGTGGCGAACTTCGGATGCACGCTGGAAAGTCTGGCCGGCAGCAAGCCGTCGCGCGACATCGCGAAGATCACGCGCGTCTGGCCGTAGGCCATGACCAGAATCACCGTCAGCATGCCGAGCACGGCGCCGAGGTCGATGAAGCCCGCCACCCAAGGTTGGCCCGCCACCTGGAGCGCATAAGAAACGGGGTGCGAGATGTTCGCGAATTGCGCGGACGGCACGATACCCGTGACGACCGCGGCCACGGCCACGTACAACACGGCACACACGCCCAGCGACGCAATGATGCCGACAGGCAGGTCGCGTTTCGGATTTTTCACTTCTTCGGCCGCCGACGACACCGAGTCGAAACCAATGAACGCGAAGAACATCACGGCCGCTGCGCCGAATACGCCATGCCAGCCGTTCGGCATGTACGGATGCCAGTTGGCCGGCGTGACATGGAATACACCGACGCCGATCACGAGCAGCACCACGATGACCTTGATCGCCACCATGATGTTGTTGATCCGCGCGGATTCGCGCACGCCGACGGACAGCAGCGCGGTGATCGCCATCATCACGACGAAAGCGGGCAGATTGAAGAGCGTCTCGTGACCGGGCAGCGCGCCCGGCGCGGCGCTGAGCGCGACCGGCAGCGAAATGCCGAAGCCCGACAGCAACGATTGCAGATAGCCCGACCAGCCGACCGACACCGCAGACGTGGCGAGACCGTATTCCAGCATCAGATCCCAGCCGATGATCCACGCGGCCATCTCGCCGAGCGTCGCATACGAATACGTGTAGATGGAGCCCGCGACGGGAATGGTCGACGCGAATTCGGCGTAGGCCAGAGCGGCGAAACCGCAGGCGATCGCCGCGATCAGGAAGGAGATCATCAGCGCCGGGCCGGCCTGCACCGCGCCCGTGCCGGTCAGCACGAAGATGCCGGTGCCGATAATGGCGCCGACACCGAGGAAGGTCAGATCGAGCGCGCCAAGCGCCTTCTTGAGG comes from the Paraburkholderia sp. PREW-6R genome and includes:
- a CDS encoding amino acid permease, with the protein product MSLFRKKSVEHMIAASAQNAGLKKALGALDLTFLGVGAIIGTGIFVLTGTGAVQAGPALMISFLIAAIACGFAALAYAEFASTIPVAGSIYTYSYATLGEMAAWIIGWDLMLEYGLATSAVSVGWSGYLQSLLSGFGISLPVALSAAPGALPGHETLFNLPAFVVMMAITALLSVGVRESARINNIMVAIKVIVVLLVIGVGVFHVTPANWHPYMPNGWHGVFGAAAVMFFAFIGFDSVSSAAEEVKNPKRDLPVGIIASLGVCAVLYVAVAAVVTGIVPSAQFANISHPVSYALQVAGQPWVAGFIDLGAVLGMLTVILVMAYGQTRVIFAMSRDGLLPARLSSVHPKFATPFFTTWLVGLFFGLIGALVPLNVLAELINIGTLAAFSMVSIAVLVLRKTHPDLPRAFRCPGVPVVPVLAVASCLFLMINLQAVTWLAFVIWLLIGMAIYFGYSRRHSKLAR